A single Vulpes lagopus strain Blue_001 chromosome 3, ASM1834538v1, whole genome shotgun sequence DNA region contains:
- the TMEM270 gene encoding transmembrane protein 270, with amino-acid sequence MEAVPPVRSSLLEILLLVVKLSVLLVQNRVHLYNFLLLKILLFNHWLSGLAQEAWGSCSGQVHPPAGLAASPLGRVLRAGLVLMEVPMWLGLRAPRLVGVAVLRCARALGLAPKWLGLSAATCMDLLLSCLHGLMLAVLLLSLLTWRLCRNAHRRGLGWLLSKALLGNRVVPELLTLLKRLYWWVENTTAFTSWHLAYLITWTTCLVSHLLQAAFEHTAQLAQAQEAEPLKGSGPLSESPLPEPLGPEARPALPEHGIPGE; translated from the exons ATGGAGGCCGTCCCTCCGGTCAGATCCAGCCTCTTGGAAATTCTACTGCTGGTAGTGAAGCTTTCAGTGCTG CTGGTCCAGAACCGAGTCCACCTCTACAATTTCCTCCTGCTCAAGATTCTCCTCTTCAACCACTGGCTGTCGGGACTGGCCCAGGAGGCTTGGGGGTCCTGCAGCGGCCAGGTCCATCCCCCCGCTGGGCTTGCAGCCAGCCCCTTGGGCCGGGTGCTACGGGCAGGGCTGGTGCTGATGGAAGTCCCCATGTGGCTGGGGCTGCGGGCACCCCGGCTAGTGGGGGTGGCCGTGCTGCGCTGTGCCCGTGCCTTGGGCCTGGCCCCGAAGTGGCTAGGCCTGTCTGCAGCcacctgcatggacctgcttctgtCCTGTCTGCATGGCCTGATGCTGGCGGTCCTGCTGCTGTCACTGCTGACCTGGAGGCTGTGCCGGAATGCCCATCGCCGCGGCCTGGGCTGGCTGCTCAGCAAG GCTTTGCTGGGCAACCGTGTGGTGCCAGAGCTCCTGACACTGCTGAAACGTCTGTACTGGTGGGTGGAGAACACAACAGCGTTCACCTCCTGGCACCTAGCCTATCTCATCACCTGGACCACTTGCCTTGTCTCCCACCTGCTGCAAGCTGCCTTTGAGCACACGGCCCAGCTGGCCCAGGCCCAAGAGGCTGAACCCCTGAAGGGCTCAGGACCCTTGTCTGAGTCCCCGCTGCCTGAACCTCTGGGCCCTGAGGCCAGGCCAGCCCTGCCAGAGCATGGGATCCCTGGAGAATAA